Proteins co-encoded in one Arachis stenosperma cultivar V10309 chromosome 7, arast.V10309.gnm1.PFL2, whole genome shotgun sequence genomic window:
- the LOC130939849 gene encoding uncharacterized protein LOC130939849: MEFIVNTMNQEIQKLEQELERCNHCHQLRTKIQSIKKAMEAMKVPQQATLPAPIPMLATPSEFSQLSVVDQPQNPKPIFSEKIPENKTLAEIVKKSTQDKKYYVIYNGPMKGVYDDWAKAAPFTHQPKTIHKGGFLTIEEAKESLREYEVLHPEQILKRAEKAPVQIQRTAQTQRTGLMKNIPTRAEINDKKRVCRSNCRETLNLVLNWTLDKRAILGYYPINKEQLTKLVIFPEASPSDTYQFFQYGLIDTILIFDNLNIIKEFPAGFIDAVKKFKNMIDAREPRDISLKFTSSQPIFNEEGECLIPAFQVIFMSVFPGDFQPIEQVQDLSIYSDEGRLASTLARVFERAQKINKESRTRINYKSRNTLIVSSKKNQIESREMRLLVDFESAFYNFSGLLEKLPDGIRRNLCHLLKDKEDHRCQLCASEMSEESNNAEDPTHMGKEEDETSESSINIIVE; this comes from the coding sequence GAAGCCATGAAAGTTCCCCAGCAAGCAACATTACCTGCTCCAATACCAATGCTCGCAacaccatcagagttcagccagctaagcgtggtggaccAGCCACAAAACCCAAAACCAATTTTTTCTGAAAAAATCCCTGAAAATAAAACTCTGGCAGAAATAGTTAAAAAATCAACTcaggataaaaaatattatgtcatATATAATGGCCCAATGAAAGGAGTTTACGATGATTGGGCTAAAGCAGCCCCATTCACCCATCAGCCCAAAACTATTCACAAAGGAGGATTCTTGACAATAGAAGAGGCAAAAGAATCCCTCAGAGAATATGAAGTGCTCCATCCAGAGCAAATTCTAAAAAGAGCAGAAAAAGCTCCAGTACAAATCCAAAGAACAGCCCAAACCCAAAGGACTGGACTAATGAAAAATATTCCCACAAGAGCCgaaataaatgacaagaaaagggtctgtagatcaaacTGTAGAGAAACCTTAAATCTGGTTCTAAATTGGACTCTAGACAAAAGAGCAATATTGGGATATTATCCCATTaacaaagaacagctaacaaagctggtaaTCTTCCCAGAGGCTTCACCCTCTGATACATATCAGTTTTTCCAATacggattaattgatacaatccTAATTTTTGACAATTTAAATATCATTAAAGAATTTCCTGCAGGTTTTATAGATGCAgtgaaaaaattcaaaaatatgatTGATGCAAGAGAACCAAgagatatatccctaaaatttacaagTAGTCAGCCAATCttcaatgaagaaggagaatgtTTGATCCCAGCATTTCAAGTAATTTTCATGTCAGTCTTCCCAGGAGATTTTCAACCAATAGAACAAGTTCAAGATCTATCAATTTATAGCGACGAAGGAAGATTGGCCAGTACATTGGCAAGAGTCTTCGAGAGAgcccaaaaaataaacaaagaatCCAGAACAAGAATAAACTACAAAAGTAGAAACACTCTAATTGTTTCTAGTAAGAaaaaccaaattgaatcaagagAGATGAGACTTCTAGTGGATTTTGAATCAGCATTTTACAACTTTTCTGGATTACTGGAAAAACTTCCTGACGGGATAAGGAGGAATCTATGCCATTTACTAAAAGACAAAGAAGACCATAGGTGCCAGCTGTGCGCCTCAGAAATGTCTGAAGAAAGCAACAATGCTGAAGACCCCACCCACATGGGAAAAGAAGAGGATGAGACATCTGAGTCATCCATCAACATTATTGTTGAATGA
- the LOC130939850 gene encoding protein SHI RELATED SEQUENCE 3-like — protein MPTATNSIEKEEEETGIKGDQSSTKCQDCGNQAKKECSYWRCRTCCKNKGFHCQTHIKSTWVPVDRRRHREVNNHFQLHHPHISKKHKHFYSPSPGVEDKLKLPSATNSMAIFRRVEVRSMDHAVNEIGYQTCVNIGGHVFSGLLYDHGPPAVAAAPFLDHHHQQNLNHGASMGPVDDVDEPFLPPPPLSDTLRTPYFSFPKP, from the exons ATGCCAACGGCAACAAACAgtattgaaaaagaagaagaagaaacaggGATAAAGGGGGATCAAAGTTCAACGAAGTGCCAAGACTGTGGGAACCAAGCGAAGAAGGAGTGTTCATATTGGAGGTGCAGAACATGCTGCAAGAACAAAGGATTCCATTGTCAAACCCATATCAAGAGCACTTGGGTCCCCGTTGATCGAAGGCGCCACAGGGAAGTAAATAACCACTTTCAGTTGCACCACCCACATATCTCCAAAAAGCACAAGCACTTCTACTCACCATCACCAG GTGTAGAGGACAAGTTAAAGTTGCCATCTGCTACGAATTCCATGGCTATATTTCGGCGCGTTGAGGTTAGGTCAATGGATCATGCGGTTAACGAAATTGGCTATCAAACATGTGTCAACATTGGAGGACATGTATTTAGTGGTCTTCTATATGATCATGGCCCTCCTGCTGTTGCTGCTGCTCCTTTtcttgatcatcatcatcaacagaATCTCAATCATGGTGCAAGTATGGGTCCAGTTGATGATGTTGATGAACCTTTCTTGCCTCCACCACCACTTTCAGACACGCTACGTACGCCCTACTTCTCATTTCCAAAACCATAG
- the LOC130941345 gene encoding LOW QUALITY PROTEIN: phosphoprotein ECPP44-like (The sequence of the model RefSeq protein was modified relative to this genomic sequence to represent the inferred CDS: deleted 2 bases in 1 codon): MAEEHHKQYEGSESRDVEVQDRGVLDLGKKKEGENKPQEEVIATEFDDKVKVSDEADHEKKPSLLEKLHRSDSSSSSSSEEEVEEGGKKIRKKKEKKRLKEKVEEKIGHKKEEEHHEESGAVPVEKVEVHHTEEKKGFLDKIKEKLPGGANKKAEEHTATTTPPPPPPPPAECVETAHQHHEHEAQGEAKEKKGILEKIKEKLPGYHPKSEDDKEKEKQSASH; encoded by the exons ATGGCAGAGGAGCACCACAAGCAGTATGAGGGATCTGAGAGCCGGGACGTGGAGGTCCAGGACCGCGGCGTCTTAGAT CTTGGTAAGAAAAAGGAGGGTGAGAATAAGCCTCAAGAGGAGGTGATCGCCACCGAGTTTGACGACAAGGTTAAGGTATCTGATGAGGCTGATCACGAGAAGAAACCCAGCCTCTTGGAGAAGCTTCACCGATCAGACAGCAGCTCAAGTTCT TCGAGTGAGGAGGAGGTTGAAGAAGGAGGTAAGAAGAtaaggaagaagaaggaaaagaaaaggttgAAGGAGAAGGTGGAGGAGAAGATAGGGCACAAGAAGGAGGAGGAGCATCATGAGGAGAGTGGTGCAGTTCCAGTAGAGAAAGTTGAGGTTCATCATACTGAGGAGAAGAAGGGCTTCCTCGACAAGATTAAGGAGAAGCTACCTGGTGGTGCTAACAAGAAGGCTGAGGAGCACACGGCCACCACcactccaccaccaccaccaccaccaccagccGAGTGCGTTGAGACTGCTCATCAACATCATGAGCATGAGGCTCAGGGTGAGGCCAAGGAAAAGAAAGGCATCTTGGAAAAGATCAAAGAGAAGCTCCCTGGCTATCACCCCAAGTCAGAGGACgacaaagagaaagaaaaacagaGTGCTTCTCATTGA